In Granulicella cerasi, the following proteins share a genomic window:
- a CDS encoding bactofilin family protein, whose product MTGTNLQAATVIAATAKLRGDLVATGDVVIEGQLEGSVIAEGARITIGREARVRADVSGQHVVVMGTVEGTLRATERVEIRANASVVGDAFTRRFSIEDEARFRGRVTPPAAEASPVAEQTRFEAPAAVEHYSPAPEPVAQQSVPSESSLFGSPRPAGQMPAGLAAAVRNLGGASSSSDDE is encoded by the coding sequence GTGACGGGAACAAATCTACAGGCTGCAACGGTGATTGCGGCGACGGCAAAGCTACGTGGAGATCTGGTGGCGACCGGCGACGTTGTGATCGAGGGCCAGCTTGAGGGAAGCGTCATTGCTGAAGGCGCTCGCATAACGATCGGCCGTGAGGCTCGTGTGCGCGCCGATGTGAGCGGACAGCATGTGGTGGTGATGGGCACGGTGGAAGGCACGCTGCGCGCGACGGAACGAGTCGAGATTCGAGCCAACGCTTCAGTGGTGGGTGATGCGTTCACGCGGCGTTTTTCGATTGAGGATGAAGCCCGCTTCCGCGGTCGCGTAACGCCGCCCGCGGCAGAAGCTTCGCCGGTGGCGGAGCAGACTCGCTTTGAAGCGCCGGCGGCGGTGGAGCACTACTCGCCCGCGCCTGAGCCGGTGGCACAGCAGAGCGTTCCGTCAGAGTCTTCGTTGTTCGGTTCGCCGCGCCCCGCAGGACAGATGCCGGCAGGTCTGGCGGCAGCGGTTCGCAATCTGGGTGGAGCTTCGTCGTCGTCGGACGACGAGTAA
- a CDS encoding class I SAM-dependent methyltransferase: protein MGIFSRNKDAGGGNSAPSTRASRGWGETLEYLKSHEGLRVLDFGDTSPANINFLTSLGHSVYMANVVEDATKPEWQKVGEDGKTVFDHERFAEANFDFSGKEFDAVLLWDTADYLPPSSVPLLFERLAKKLHPGGRLLAFSHGKMDGPGTQYVRFHVTDKPEVLTVPTGNFPILGLYQPRQIEQFLDGYADRRFLLGKDNTREVIAVR, encoded by the coding sequence ATGGGAATTTTCAGTCGGAACAAGGACGCGGGCGGCGGCAACAGTGCGCCGTCTACGCGTGCTTCGCGCGGTTGGGGCGAAACACTTGAATACCTGAAGAGCCACGAAGGTCTGCGCGTGCTCGACTTCGGAGACACATCGCCGGCGAACATCAACTTTCTGACGTCGTTAGGGCACAGCGTTTACATGGCGAACGTTGTAGAAGATGCGACAAAGCCGGAATGGCAGAAGGTGGGGGAAGACGGCAAGACGGTCTTCGACCACGAGCGCTTTGCTGAAGCCAACTTCGATTTCTCCGGCAAGGAGTTCGATGCGGTACTGCTCTGGGACACGGCTGATTATCTCCCACCGAGCTCTGTGCCGCTGCTGTTTGAGCGGCTTGCGAAGAAGCTTCACCCGGGCGGACGCTTGCTCGCCTTCAGCCACGGAAAGATGGACGGTCCTGGCACGCAGTATGTGCGCTTCCATGTAACGGACAAGCCGGAAGTGTTGACCGTGCCGACAGGGAATTTCCCGATCCTCGGCCTCTATCAGCCGCGTCAGATTGAGCAGTTTCTGGATGGCTATGCGGATCGTCGCTTCTTGCTGGGCAAGGACAATACGCGCGAAGTGATTGCGGTTCGTTAG
- the lnt gene encoding apolipoprotein N-acyltransferase, producing the protein MKKVPLAAWWLATLSALLQWLPFPIAGPVPLWRRLFCWFCLVPLLFALLGKDRDGKPLSTKSAACVGYLCGVLWYLGNCYWIYPTMHVYGALPSPVAFVILILFALYLGLYHALFGALIGWLRNRGSVQVALFAVPFAWVALELARARITGFPWDLLGYTQIDNLALTRFAPVTGVMGLSFLVAAINALWLARWRVRSGLLQRTIFLGTAVLVVLLTAAEATWHPQPISATHRAVLLQDNLSVGAEAGPRETREQLLDNLTHLSQRTLAAAGKVDLIAWPEAPADFIDDDPAFRETLSSLAKSADAPVIANSIAMQRNAAAPELAKVYNAASYFAADGSYQGRYDKMHLVPFGEYTPYKDLFFFAGHLLDNVGTFTPGAEQTLLHHDGQAIGVFICYESIFGTEVRELAKSGASVLLNLSDDGWYGDSSAPWEHLDMARMRAIENNRWLLRSTNTGVTTVIDPYGRMGASLPRHQRGALVASFGYVTGTTFYTRHGDWLGWLCVIVTLAICAAFCWRRSAPQAEAVH; encoded by the coding sequence ATGAAGAAGGTTCCTCTCGCTGCCTGGTGGCTTGCAACGCTTTCTGCGCTGTTGCAATGGCTGCCTTTTCCGATCGCAGGCCCTGTGCCGTTGTGGCGGAGACTCTTCTGCTGGTTCTGTCTTGTCCCGCTACTTTTCGCGTTGCTGGGGAAAGATCGCGATGGTAAACCGCTAAGTACAAAGAGCGCAGCCTGTGTGGGCTACCTGTGCGGCGTGCTCTGGTATCTCGGAAACTGCTATTGGATTTACCCGACGATGCATGTGTACGGTGCGCTACCTTCGCCGGTAGCTTTCGTCATCCTGATACTCTTCGCGCTCTATCTTGGGCTCTACCATGCACTCTTCGGAGCGTTGATCGGATGGCTACGAAATCGGGGCTCCGTGCAGGTAGCGTTGTTTGCTGTTCCGTTTGCGTGGGTTGCGCTGGAGCTGGCACGCGCACGCATCACAGGGTTTCCGTGGGACCTGCTCGGGTACACGCAGATCGACAACCTCGCGCTGACGCGGTTTGCGCCGGTGACCGGAGTCATGGGGCTGTCGTTCCTCGTTGCCGCGATCAACGCACTGTGGCTCGCTCGCTGGCGCGTGCGCTCTGGACTGCTGCAGCGCACGATCTTCCTCGGAACGGCGGTGCTGGTTGTGCTGCTGACCGCCGCAGAAGCTACATGGCACCCGCAGCCGATCTCCGCGACACATCGTGCCGTGTTGTTGCAGGACAATCTCTCGGTGGGTGCGGAGGCAGGGCCACGTGAAACGCGAGAGCAGCTTCTCGACAACCTGACGCATCTGTCTCAGCGCACGCTGGCGGCCGCGGGAAAGGTTGATCTGATCGCTTGGCCCGAGGCTCCGGCGGACTTTATCGACGATGACCCGGCGTTCCGCGAGACGCTGAGCAGCCTTGCCAAGAGCGCCGATGCGCCGGTCATTGCGAACTCCATTGCGATGCAGCGCAACGCAGCGGCTCCGGAGTTGGCGAAGGTCTACAACGCAGCAAGCTACTTTGCCGCCGACGGCAGCTATCAGGGTCGTTACGACAAGATGCACCTCGTGCCGTTTGGCGAGTACACGCCGTACAAAGACCTCTTCTTCTTTGCCGGTCATCTCCTGGACAACGTGGGGACCTTCACGCCGGGCGCGGAGCAGACGCTGCTGCATCACGACGGGCAGGCGATCGGCGTCTTCATCTGCTACGAGTCCATCTTCGGCACCGAGGTTCGCGAACTGGCGAAGAGCGGCGCAAGCGTTCTACTCAATCTCTCCGACGACGGCTGGTATGGCGATTCCAGCGCTCCGTGGGAGCATCTGGACATGGCGCGTATGCGTGCTATCGAGAACAATCGCTGGCTGTTGCGCTCGACGAATACGGGCGTGACGACCGTGATCGATCCCTACGGTCGCATGGGCGCGAGTTTGCCAAGGCACCAGCGTGGAGCGTTGGTCGCATCGTTCGGCTATGTGACAGGCACTACGTTTTACACACGGCACGGTGACTGGCTGGGTTGGCTTTGCGTGATCGTCACGTTGGCGATCTGCGCGGCGTTTTGTTGGCGCAGAAGCGCTCCGCAGGCGGAAGCAGTACACTAG
- the prfB gene encoding peptide chain release factor 2 (programmed frameshift), with amino-acid sequence MLTDLEFAYSPVREKVRDLREYLDSSRLKTELQKVETQISDPGVWADAARSQPLMRERKRLESQLNDDAELARRSDDIEAYFDLMREGEDSVEADAQREITALAEFAEQMESRTMLSEESDPLNAIVTVHPGAGGTESQDWAEMLMRMYLRWAERQGFKTEINEIQDGDEAGIKSATFTITGEFAFGLLSGETGVHRLVRISPFDSAKRRHTSFASVYVSPEIDDSIVIDIAPNDLRIDTYRSGGKGGQHVNTTDSAVRITHLPTGIVAGCQNERSQHKNKEKAMKMLRSRLYEYEMEKKRAATKKVEDSKLEINFGSQIRSYVLQPYRMAKDLRTRVEVGDVDKVLDGDLEPFIRGYLKLRREGGVPAAVADDDEL; translated from the exons ATGTTGACTGATCTTGAATTTGCTTACTCCCCGGTCCGCGAGAAGGTGCGTGATCTGCGGGAGTATCTT GACTCGTCCCGCCTGAAAACCGAACTGCAGAAGGTGGAAACGCAGATCTCTGACCCTGGCGTGTGGGCTGACGCGGCGCGTTCGCAGCCGTTGATGCGTGAGCGCAAGCGACTCGAGTCGCAGTTGAATGACGATGCCGAGCTGGCGCGTCGCAGCGATGATATCGAAGCCTACTTCGACCTGATGCGCGAAGGCGAAGACTCCGTGGAAGCGGATGCGCAGCGCGAGATCACCGCGTTGGCCGAGTTTGCCGAGCAGATGGAGTCGCGCACGATGCTTTCGGAAGAGAGCGACCCGCTGAACGCGATTGTGACTGTGCATCCGGGCGCCGGTGGAACGGAGTCTCAGGACTGGGCCGAGATGCTGATGCGCATGTATCTGCGCTGGGCTGAGCGTCAGGGCTTCAAGACGGAGATCAACGAAATCCAGGACGGCGACGAAGCGGGCATCAAGTCTGCCACGTTCACGATCACCGGCGAGTTTGCCTTCGGCCTTCTGAGCGGAGAGACCGGTGTCCATCGCCTGGTACGCATCTCGCCGTTCGACTCAGCGAAGCGCCGCCACACGAGCTTCGCGAGCGTTTATGTGTCGCCCGAAATCGATGACTCCATCGTGATCGACATTGCGCCGAATGATCTGCGCATCGACACCTACCGCTCCGGCGGCAAGGGCGGTCAGCACGTCAACACGACCGACTCCGCAGTGCGTATTACACACTTGCCGACGGGCATCGTGGCTGGTTGCCAGAACGAGCGTTCGCAGCACAAGAACAAAGAGAAGGCCATGAAGATGCTGCGCTCGCGACTCTATGAGTACGAGATGGAGAAGAAGCGCGCGGCGACAAAGAAGGTAGAAGACTCGAAGCTCGAGATCAACTTCGGCTCGCAGATCCGTTCGTATGTGCTGCAGCCATATCGCATGGCCAAGGACCTTCGGACGCGCGTGGAAGTGGGCGACGTGGACAAGGTGCTCGATGGCGATTTGGAGCCGTTCATTCGCGGATATCTGAAGTTGCGGCGCGAGGGTGGCGTGCCTGCCGCCGTCGCAGACGATGATGAGTTGTAA
- a CDS encoding Zn-dependent hydrolase, with product MVDPKSVLKHLDELRALTGDDNGAQRVAWTAVWLKSRKWFEEKLNELKEQHAPALKDYYDAAGNHWVTLPGEEETALVLGSHLDSVPNGGWLDGCLGVICGLEVMTALAKRFNGKPPCTVKLVDWADEEGARFGRSLFGSAAFAGNHTIDMDRVRTDRDGISLETALSCCGLDIDKIHEATAEQKGLGAYLELHIEQGPILEDLGKPLGVVQGTKGVERWQITFIGQEAHSGSTPMAVRRDALAACAKLALEIRPIAAKHPQSVATMGSVKTFPGIVTAVVGRCEATLDMRDLDEDVLAEMLREAKVASERFAAEERCTVEWSKIWSIEPIPFHPELIQLCDDAVKETVGTSVHLPSGPLHDAAEVARVGIPTVMMFVQSLNGLSHNKLENSEREHIELSVDAMYRLSEKTMAWLLG from the coding sequence ATGGTGGATCCGAAGTCCGTACTGAAGCATCTCGACGAGCTGCGTGCTCTTACAGGCGACGACAACGGCGCGCAACGTGTGGCGTGGACCGCAGTGTGGTTGAAGTCGCGCAAGTGGTTTGAAGAGAAGCTCAACGAGCTGAAGGAGCAGCACGCTCCTGCGCTGAAGGACTACTACGACGCCGCGGGCAATCACTGGGTAACGCTACCGGGCGAAGAAGAGACCGCGTTGGTGTTGGGCAGTCACTTGGACTCGGTACCGAACGGTGGCTGGCTTGACGGCTGTCTTGGTGTGATCTGCGGACTCGAAGTAATGACGGCGCTCGCTAAGCGATTCAACGGCAAGCCGCCCTGCACGGTAAAGCTTGTGGATTGGGCCGATGAAGAGGGCGCGCGCTTCGGTCGTTCGCTCTTCGGCTCTGCAGCGTTTGCGGGCAACCACACGATTGATATGGACCGCGTGCGCACGGACCGCGATGGTATTTCGCTGGAGACGGCCCTGAGCTGCTGTGGCCTGGATATCGACAAAATTCACGAGGCGACTGCGGAGCAGAAGGGGCTTGGCGCGTATCTCGAATTGCACATTGAGCAGGGGCCGATCCTCGAGGATCTCGGCAAGCCGCTGGGCGTAGTGCAGGGGACTAAGGGCGTGGAGCGTTGGCAGATTACGTTCATCGGCCAGGAAGCGCACTCGGGCTCGACGCCGATGGCCGTGCGTCGGGATGCGCTGGCCGCTTGCGCGAAGCTCGCGCTGGAGATTCGTCCGATTGCGGCGAAGCATCCGCAGTCGGTAGCGACGATGGGCAGCGTGAAGACGTTCCCAGGCATTGTGACGGCTGTTGTGGGACGTTGCGAAGCGACGCTCGATATGCGCGACCTGGATGAGGATGTGCTGGCCGAGATGCTTCGCGAGGCGAAGGTCGCCAGCGAGCGCTTTGCTGCCGAAGAACGCTGCACCGTGGAATGGTCGAAGATCTGGTCGATTGAGCCCATTCCGTTTCACCCGGAGTTGATTCAGCTCTGCGATGACGCCGTGAAGGAGACGGTGGGTACAAGCGTGCATCTCCCGTCGGGGCCGCTGCATGATGCTGCAGAGGTCGCGCGCGTGGGTATACCCACGGTGATGATGTTCGTGCAGTCGCTCAACGGACTCTCGCACAACAAGCTGGAGAACTCGGAGCGCGAGCATATCGAGCTTTCCGTGGATGCGATGTACCGTCTCAGCGAGAAGACGATGGCCTGGCTTCTGGGGTAG
- a CDS encoding NAD(P)-dependent oxidoreductase, with protein sequence MSESKSFAAQAPVSAEIAARFPDLHPPFDATAAVVEAHRCLYCFDAPCMQACPTHIDVPKFIKKIATGNLEGSAKTILDANILGASCSRACPVDVLCEGACVMHRYNKEPIEIGRLQRFAMEALHESGAPLPFTPGADTGKAVALIGGGPASLSCAAELRRRGIRAVIYDARSLPGGLNTYGIAEYKLTLRASLQEVDLLAQLGVEFQFNTVVDAELLAKLEAEYDAVFLGIGLGAIHKLGVTGEALAGVTDALNYIADYKSGALTSAPERVAVVGAGNTAIDAANAAVRLGAREVHMVYRRGPAQMSAFAFEYEHAKQEGVKFLWHVQPTKVIGDGKVEGLELAQYAPSSDGSLVPTGETFVLPVDEIVLAIGQATHSDFLGGDAAKVKLERGRIVIDRATGQTTNPKYFAGGDCTNGGREVVDAVADGKRAGVGIAAYLQSGEARINHSTFAATPWAITAEVLY encoded by the coding sequence ATGAGTGAGTCGAAAAGCTTCGCAGCGCAGGCGCCGGTTTCGGCAGAGATTGCCGCGCGTTTTCCTGATCTTCATCCGCCGTTCGATGCCACGGCCGCAGTGGTCGAAGCTCATCGATGTTTGTACTGCTTCGACGCTCCGTGCATGCAGGCTTGTCCTACGCACATTGATGTGCCGAAGTTCATCAAGAAGATTGCCACGGGCAATCTTGAAGGATCTGCGAAGACGATCCTCGACGCAAACATTCTTGGCGCAAGCTGCTCGCGCGCCTGCCCGGTGGACGTGCTCTGCGAAGGCGCTTGCGTGATGCACCGCTACAACAAAGAGCCGATTGAGATCGGTCGCCTCCAGCGCTTTGCGATGGAAGCGCTCCACGAAAGCGGAGCGCCGCTGCCGTTTACGCCGGGGGCGGATACGGGCAAGGCGGTTGCGCTCATCGGCGGTGGTCCTGCATCGTTGTCCTGCGCGGCTGAGCTTCGTCGCCGTGGCATTCGAGCGGTGATCTACGACGCGCGTTCGTTGCCCGGTGGTTTGAACACCTATGGCATCGCTGAATACAAGTTGACGTTGCGGGCATCGCTGCAAGAGGTCGATCTGCTCGCGCAGCTGGGTGTGGAGTTCCAGTTCAACACCGTCGTGGATGCGGAACTGCTCGCGAAGCTGGAAGCTGAGTACGATGCGGTGTTCCTTGGCATTGGGCTCGGTGCGATTCACAAGCTGGGCGTGACTGGCGAAGCGCTTGCTGGAGTCACCGATGCGCTCAACTACATTGCTGATTACAAGAGCGGAGCCTTGACCTCGGCGCCGGAGCGCGTGGCTGTCGTTGGTGCGGGCAACACGGCGATCGATGCTGCGAACGCTGCGGTGCGACTCGGTGCCAGGGAGGTCCACATGGTCTATCGCCGTGGCCCTGCGCAGATGTCCGCGTTCGCGTTTGAGTACGAGCACGCCAAGCAGGAGGGCGTGAAATTCCTCTGGCATGTGCAGCCGACGAAGGTGATCGGTGACGGCAAGGTGGAAGGACTCGAACTCGCGCAGTACGCGCCGAGCTCTGATGGCTCGCTTGTGCCGACCGGCGAGACCTTCGTGCTGCCGGTAGATGAGATCGTTCTTGCGATCGGACAGGCGACACACTCAGACTTCCTCGGTGGCGATGCCGCCAAGGTGAAGCTCGAACGCGGTCGTATCGTGATCGATCGCGCGACAGGGCAGACGACGAACCCGAAGTATTTTGCGGGCGGCGATTGCACGAACGGCGGTCGCGAAGTCGTCGATGCCGTGGCCGATGGCAAGCGTGCGGGCGTGGGCATCGCAGCGTATCTGCAGTCGGGCGAAGCTCGCATCAATCATTCAACATTCGCGGCAACGCCGTGGGCCATCACCGCGGAGGTGCTGTACTAA
- the preA gene encoding NAD-dependent dihydropyrimidine dehydrogenase subunit PreA has protein sequence MPTLETTFAGIKCLNPFWLASAPPTNCGEQIMRAFDAGWGGAVWKTIGAPVTNVSSRYSSMDLNGQKMVGFNNIELISDRPTELNLREMAEVKRRYPKHQVIASLMVESKREAWHEMVKRAEDTGCDGLELNFGCPHGMSERGMGSAVGQVPEYCAQITEWVKEVARTPVIVKLTPNISDIRVPARAAKAAGADALSAINTINSITGIDLDTLEPRPKVDGKSSHGGYCGPAVKPIALNMVQQVMSDPNAALPLSGIGGIGTWQDAAEFILLGAGNVQVCTAAMHYGYRIVEDMADGLLNWMSKKGYETIDDFRGASLPRVDDWKNLNMNYHVVAHIHEDKCIGCQLCYTACWDGAHQCIHLDRVGDGPRTYETPDQVFAESLRKVSTTPIPKLDLDGPGLDGPYRTPLSRIPRVDEHHCVGCNLCSLVCPVPDCITMERQDKAPEPITWAERVAAGYVPDGVHGPNDFNPNL, from the coding sequence ATGCCGACTCTTGAAACAACTTTCGCTGGCATCAAGTGCCTCAATCCTTTCTGGCTCGCCAGCGCGCCGCCGACGAATTGCGGCGAGCAGATCATGCGTGCGTTCGACGCGGGCTGGGGCGGCGCGGTGTGGAAGACGATCGGCGCACCGGTGACGAACGTCAGCTCGCGCTACTCGTCGATGGACCTGAACGGACAGAAGATGGTGGGCTTCAACAACATTGAGCTCATCAGCGACCGCCCGACGGAGCTGAACCTGCGCGAGATGGCGGAGGTGAAGCGCCGCTATCCGAAGCATCAGGTGATCGCGTCGCTGATGGTGGAGTCCAAGCGCGAAGCGTGGCACGAGATGGTGAAGCGCGCTGAAGACACGGGCTGCGATGGACTTGAATTGAACTTTGGCTGCCCGCACGGTATGAGCGAGCGTGGCATGGGCTCTGCTGTAGGGCAGGTGCCGGAGTACTGCGCGCAGATCACCGAGTGGGTGAAGGAAGTCGCGCGTACGCCGGTGATCGTGAAGCTGACGCCGAACATCTCGGACATTCGCGTGCCTGCTCGTGCGGCGAAGGCTGCGGGTGCGGATGCGTTGAGCGCGATCAACACGATCAACTCGATTACGGGCATCGACCTAGATACGCTGGAGCCGCGCCCGAAGGTGGATGGCAAGAGCTCGCATGGCGGGTACTGCGGACCGGCGGTGAAGCCGATCGCGCTGAACATGGTGCAGCAGGTGATGAGCGATCCGAATGCGGCGCTCCCGCTTTCAGGCATCGGCGGCATCGGCACCTGGCAGGATGCGGCGGAGTTCATTCTGCTCGGCGCCGGCAACGTGCAGGTCTGCACGGCGGCGATGCACTACGGCTATCGGATCGTGGAAGACATGGCCGACGGCCTGCTGAACTGGATGAGCAAGAAGGGGTACGAGACGATCGACGACTTCCGCGGCGCGAGCCTGCCGCGTGTCGATGATTGGAAGAACCTCAACATGAACTATCACGTGGTCGCGCACATCCACGAGGACAAGTGCATCGGCTGCCAGCTCTGCTACACGGCGTGCTGGGATGGCGCGCATCAGTGCATTCATCTCGACCGCGTGGGCGATGGACCGCGTACGTACGAGACTCCGGACCAGGTGTTTGCGGAGAGCCTTCGCAAGGTTTCAACGACGCCGATTCCAAAGCTCGATCTGGATGGCCCTGGTCTCGATGGACCGTATCGCACGCCGCTCTCGCGCATTCCGCGCGTGGACGAGCACCACTGCGTGGGTTGCAACCTATGCTCGCTGGTGTGCCCGGTGCCGGATTGCATCACGATGGAGCGGCAGGATAAGGCTCCTGAGCCGATCACGTGGGCCGAACGTGTGGCGGCGGGATACGTGCCGGATGGCGTGCATGGGCCGAATGACTTCAACCCGAATTTGTAA
- the hydA gene encoding dihydropyrimidinase, whose product MGTLIKNGTVVSAEQSARLDVLMEGESIAAVGAGLSEAGHTVVDATGLLVMPGGIDVHTHLDMPFGGTTSADDYTTGTQAAAVGGTTTVIDFALQNQSGTLNEALQTWLKKSDGKACVDFSLHMAVTNLHGEGGAETLKEMEEMTKFGISSFKLFMAYPNVLMINDELMFRVMEKAAALDALCLIHAENGSAIDVVVARMAAEGKTAPHFHALSRDPKAEAEATHRAIALADMTGAAVYIVHLSNEFALDALKHMQARGAKALAETCTQYLVLSIDDQMPGKSWDEAKFVFTPPLREKWHQEPLWNALQDGSIKVVSTDHCPFTMEQKALGKDDFRKIPNGGPGVENRMQILWHFGVNSGRITQEQFVELSCTNPAKIFGMGAKKGSIAEGLDADIVLWDPNAEYTIQAATQCMATDYSMFEGWKIKGNAAKVFSRGEMVVDNQTQPGKFLGATGRGRFVKRECNAGGFAA is encoded by the coding sequence ATGGGAACACTGATCAAGAACGGAACCGTTGTGAGCGCGGAGCAATCCGCGCGGCTGGATGTGCTGATGGAAGGCGAGAGTATCGCTGCGGTCGGCGCGGGCTTGAGCGAGGCGGGGCATACGGTTGTGGATGCGACTGGCTTGCTGGTGATGCCAGGCGGCATCGACGTGCATACGCATCTTGACATGCCGTTCGGTGGTACGACTTCGGCGGACGATTACACCACCGGCACGCAGGCGGCGGCCGTTGGTGGCACGACGACCGTGATCGACTTCGCGTTGCAGAACCAGAGCGGCACGTTGAACGAAGCATTGCAAACTTGGTTGAAGAAGTCTGATGGCAAGGCGTGCGTGGACTTTTCGCTGCACATGGCCGTGACGAACCTGCACGGCGAGGGCGGCGCGGAGACGTTGAAGGAGATGGAGGAGATGACGAAGTTTGGCATCTCCAGCTTCAAGCTCTTCATGGCGTATCCGAACGTGCTGATGATCAACGATGAGTTGATGTTTCGCGTGATGGAGAAGGCTGCGGCGCTTGATGCGTTGTGCCTGATTCATGCGGAGAATGGCAGCGCGATTGATGTGGTGGTCGCGCGCATGGCGGCGGAGGGTAAGACGGCTCCGCACTTCCACGCGCTCAGCCGCGACCCGAAGGCCGAGGCGGAAGCGACGCATCGAGCTATAGCGCTTGCTGATATGACGGGCGCCGCGGTGTACATCGTGCATCTGTCGAATGAGTTTGCGCTCGACGCGTTGAAGCACATGCAGGCGCGCGGCGCGAAGGCGTTGGCGGAGACCTGCACGCAGTATCTCGTGCTGTCGATCGACGATCAGATGCCGGGCAAGAGTTGGGATGAAGCGAAGTTTGTCTTCACGCCGCCGCTGCGTGAGAAGTGGCATCAGGAGCCGCTTTGGAATGCGTTGCAAGATGGCTCGATCAAGGTGGTGTCGACCGATCATTGCCCGTTCACGATGGAGCAAAAGGCGCTTGGCAAAGATGACTTCCGCAAGATTCCGAACGGCGGCCCGGGTGTTGAGAACCGCATGCAGATCCTCTGGCACTTCGGCGTGAACAGCGGGCGCATCACGCAGGAGCAGTTTGTGGAGCTGAGCTGCACAAACCCTGCGAAGATCTTCGGCATGGGCGCGAAGAAGGGAAGCATCGCCGAAGGGCTGGATGCGGACATCGTGCTGTGGGACCCGAACGCGGAGTACACGATTCAGGCCGCGACGCAGTGCATGGCCACGGACTACAGCATGTTTGAAGGCTGGAAGATCAAGGGCAACGCGGCCAAGGTCTTCTCGCGCGGCGAGATGGTGGTGGACAATCAAACGCAGCCGGGCAAGTTCCTCGGCGCGACGGGCCGTGGGCGCTTTGTGAAGCGCGAATGTAATGCCGGAGGATTTGCTGCTTGA